One segment of Alistipes finegoldii DSM 17242 DNA contains the following:
- a CDS encoding MmcQ/YjbR family DNA-binding protein, which translates to MNIEDFRTYCLSFKGAYEKMPFEKAASAYDRNLLVFCVAEKWFCFVNVETFDFCNIKCAPDRIVDLQERYEGVTPAYHMNKKHWISVHFDKDVPDRTIEDLVKQSYDLVAASLPKKERAALQTP; encoded by the coding sequence ATGAATATCGAAGATTTCAGGACCTACTGCCTTTCGTTCAAGGGGGCCTATGAAAAGATGCCGTTCGAGAAAGCGGCTTCCGCATACGACCGGAACCTGCTCGTCTTCTGCGTCGCGGAGAAATGGTTTTGCTTCGTAAACGTCGAGACATTCGATTTCTGCAATATCAAATGCGCTCCCGACCGGATCGTGGATTTGCAGGAGCGTTACGAAGGAGTGACGCCGGCATACCATATGAATAAAAAACACTGGATAAGCGTACATTTCGACAAAGACGTACCCGACAGAACGATCGAAGACCTCGTGAAGCAATCGTACGATCTTGTCGCGGCTTCCCTGCCGAAAAAGGAAAGAGCGGCTTTGCAGACCCCGTAA
- a CDS encoding helix-turn-helix domain-containing protein: MKTAIDLYVIDAIRRERRAQKVSQAMLSFGIGVSRGFVGQVESPKYNTKYNIIHINEIAKFLGCSPRKFLPEEPI, translated from the coding sequence GTGAAAACAGCGATCGACCTATACGTAATCGACGCCATTCGACGCGAACGAAGGGCTCAGAAAGTATCTCAGGCCATGTTGTCCTTTGGGATCGGCGTTTCGCGCGGTTTTGTCGGTCAGGTCGAAAGTCCGAAGTATAACACAAAATACAACATAATCCACATCAACGAGATCGCCAAATTTCTGGGTTGTTCGCCGCGCAAGTTTCTGCCCGAAGAACCGATCTGA
- the mnmA gene encoding tRNA 2-thiouridine(34) synthase MnmA → MAHVVIGLSGGVDSSVAAYLLKRQGHDVTGLFMINWHDTTGTLEGDCPWHDDRVFAELVAKRLDIPLRIVDLSADYRTRVVDYMFAEYEKGRTPNPDVLCNREIKFDVFLREALKLGADFVATGHYCRKAEEFLPDGRTVFKLLAGADPNKDQSYFLCQLSQEQLRYALFPIGDLLKPEVRRIAAEQGLATAKRKDSQGICFVGKVDLPAFLQQKLASKKGNVHEILPSWPKYDRALAAAPAKAENAAGPGTSDARTNSTLSTENRAIPAEADAEVARTDGEPSTERLTALAAPWRYTVRDGKKIGEHNGAHFYTIGQRKGLGIGGRRESLFILATDTAQNVIYVGEGDAHPGLWRPALHIAPGEIHWVNPARALSPGQSARFSVRIRYRQPLQDATLFMRDEGAYILFDQPQRGITPGQFAAWYDGDELVGSGVISE, encoded by the coding sequence ATGGCACACGTAGTAATCGGATTATCGGGCGGCGTGGATTCGTCCGTCGCGGCGTATCTCCTCAAACGGCAGGGGCACGACGTCACGGGGCTTTTCATGATCAACTGGCACGACACCACGGGCACGCTCGAAGGCGACTGCCCGTGGCACGACGACCGGGTTTTCGCCGAGCTGGTCGCCAAACGGCTCGACATTCCGCTGCGCATCGTGGACCTCTCGGCCGACTACCGTACGCGCGTGGTCGATTACATGTTCGCCGAGTACGAAAAGGGCCGCACGCCCAACCCCGACGTGCTGTGCAACCGCGAAATCAAGTTCGACGTCTTTCTGCGCGAAGCCCTCAAGCTGGGCGCGGACTTCGTCGCCACGGGCCACTACTGCCGCAAGGCCGAAGAGTTCCTTCCCGACGGACGGACGGTCTTCAAGCTGCTCGCCGGCGCCGACCCCAACAAGGACCAGAGCTATTTTCTCTGCCAGCTTTCGCAGGAACAGCTGCGCTACGCCCTGTTCCCGATCGGCGATCTGCTGAAACCCGAAGTGCGGCGCATCGCCGCTGAGCAGGGACTCGCCACCGCCAAGCGCAAAGATTCGCAGGGCATCTGCTTCGTGGGCAAGGTGGACCTGCCCGCTTTCCTCCAGCAGAAACTGGCTTCGAAAAAGGGCAACGTCCACGAGATCCTCCCCTCGTGGCCGAAATACGACCGGGCTTTGGCCGCAGCCCCGGCCAAAGCCGAAAACGCCGCTGGCCCCGGTACGTCAGACGCCCGGACGAACAGCACGCTTTCGACCGAAAACCGGGCTATACCTGCTGAAGCGGATGCCGAAGTCGCCCGAACCGACGGCGAACCCTCGACCGAACGCCTTACCGCCCTCGCCGCCCCGTGGCGCTACACCGTACGCGACGGCAAGAAGATCGGCGAGCACAACGGCGCGCATTTCTACACCATCGGCCAGCGCAAGGGGCTGGGCATCGGCGGCCGCCGGGAGTCGCTCTTCATCCTTGCGACCGACACCGCGCAGAACGTCATCTACGTGGGCGAGGGCGACGCCCATCCCGGTTTGTGGCGCCCGGCGCTGCACATCGCTCCCGGCGAAATCCACTGGGTCAATCCCGCACGCGCCCTCTCGCCCGGACAGAGCGCCCGCTTCAGCGTCCGCATCCGCTACCGCCAGCCGCTTCAGGACGCAACGCTCTTCATGCGCGACGAGGGCGCCTACATCCTCTTCGACCAACCCCAGCGGGGCATCACGCCCGGACAGTTCGCCGCATGGTACGACGGCGACGAACTGGTCGGTTCGGGCGTAATCTCCGAATGA